The following proteins are co-located in the Candidatus Izemoplasma sp. genome:
- a CDS encoding M13-type metalloendopeptidase, giving the protein MNKEEIKTNFYQAVNEEWLKTAEIPGDQPAVSAFLELHLDIEKTLMDLTEQWHQDPSELNDNLQKYIKLYRMTKDFEKRNGLGAKPFEVILNKINQLDNLADLEKVFKEFTLQSIALPFMYRVQQDFKNSNNQILYFSSANLFLPDTSYYKDEAKKEQLLGLFKQTTTQLLTLYGYSNEEIEKLIKEALAFDALLVPVTKSSVEKADYVKMYNPYTKEEISKRTQNFNVMDRAEALVNEAVNQLIVTNPAFIDAFDGIINEKNFAILKSWMIVSNAIRFAENLTNDIRIAGGAFRRALSGIKEPKSKEKFAFYQAYNRFDQVVGLYYGENFFGPVAKKDVKVMVHEMIDVYQERIANNNWLNEDTKEKAIKKLSTLSVHVGYPDELPPYYDQFDVRGYDKGSDLIQERLAMTKIVNEYNFSQFNKKPNKNIWGMPASMVNAYYNPSNNQIVFPAAILQEPYYSLEQTKSENYGGIGAVMAHEISHAFDNNGAKFDETGSLNNWWTDEDLEAFDNKAKDMITLFEGVETGFGPCNGELTVSENIADSGGLRCALEASKKNDEHSYDEFFRNWARVWRIKASKEYSQLLLKVDVHGPSILRANMQLSNIEEFQDYYGIKEKDKMYLPKENMVSIW; this is encoded by the coding sequence TGAATAAAGAAGAGATTAAAACAAATTTTTATCAAGCAGTAAATGAAGAATGGCTAAAAACAGCTGAAATACCGGGGGACCAACCTGCTGTATCAGCATTTTTAGAGTTACATCTTGATATTGAAAAAACATTGATGGATTTAACAGAACAATGGCATCAAGATCCATCAGAACTAAATGACAATTTACAGAAGTATATCAAATTGTATCGTATGACAAAAGATTTTGAGAAACGGAATGGATTAGGTGCAAAGCCTTTTGAGGTTATTTTAAACAAGATAAATCAATTAGATAATCTTGCTGACCTTGAAAAGGTATTTAAAGAGTTTACTTTACAATCAATTGCCTTACCGTTTATGTATCGGGTTCAGCAAGATTTTAAAAACAGTAATAATCAAATTTTATACTTTAGTAGCGCGAATCTATTTTTACCGGATACAAGTTATTATAAAGATGAAGCTAAGAAAGAACAACTCCTGGGTCTTTTTAAACAAACAACAACGCAGTTATTAACCTTATACGGTTATTCAAATGAGGAAATTGAAAAATTAATTAAAGAAGCGTTAGCGTTTGATGCCCTGTTAGTTCCGGTTACTAAATCAAGTGTTGAAAAAGCGGACTATGTTAAAATGTATAATCCGTACACTAAAGAAGAGATTTCAAAAAGAACACAAAACTTTAATGTTATGGATCGCGCAGAAGCGTTAGTAAACGAAGCAGTTAATCAGCTGATTGTGACCAATCCTGCATTTATTGACGCATTTGATGGGATCATCAATGAGAAAAACTTCGCGATTTTAAAATCATGGATGATCGTCTCCAATGCGATTCGTTTTGCAGAAAATTTAACCAATGATATCCGTATTGCTGGAGGTGCATTTAGACGAGCATTATCGGGTATAAAAGAACCAAAAAGTAAAGAGAAGTTTGCATTCTATCAAGCGTATAATCGATTTGATCAAGTTGTTGGATTATACTATGGAGAAAATTTCTTTGGACCCGTTGCTAAAAAAGATGTTAAAGTTATGGTCCACGAAATGATAGATGTATATCAAGAACGTATAGCTAATAATAACTGGTTAAATGAAGATACGAAAGAAAAAGCTATTAAAAAGCTTTCAACACTGAGTGTTCATGTTGGTTATCCGGATGAGTTACCACCATACTATGATCAATTTGATGTTCGCGGATATGATAAAGGCTCTGATTTAATTCAAGAGCGTTTAGCGATGACAAAAATAGTTAATGAATATAATTTTAGTCAGTTTAACAAAAAACCAAATAAAAATATTTGGGGTATGCCAGCAAGTATGGTAAATGCATATTATAATCCGAGTAATAATCAAATTGTTTTCCCTGCGGCTATTTTGCAGGAACCATACTATAGCTTAGAACAAACAAAATCGGAGAACTATGGTGGTATTGGTGCAGTTATGGCACATGAAATTTCACATGCATTCGATAATAATGGTGCGAAATTCGATGAAACGGGGTCTTTAAATAACTGGTGGACAGATGAAGACTTAGAAGCCTTTGATAACAAAGCCAAGGATATGATTACCCTATTTGAAGGTGTTGAAACAGGCTTTGGTCCATGTAATGGTGAGTTAACAGTCTCAGAAAATATAGCTGATAGTGGTGGATTAAGATGTGCGTTAGAAGCCAGTAAGAAGAACGATGAGCATAGTTATGATGAGTTCTTTAGAAACTGGGCTCGCGTATGGCGTATCAAAGCATCTAAGGAGTATAGTCAATTATTACTTAAAGTAGATGTTCATGGCCCTTCAATCTTACGGGCTAATATGCAATTAAGTAATATAGAAGAGTTTCAAGATTATTATGGAATAAAAGAAAAAGATAAGATGTATTTACCCAAAGAGAATATGGTAAGTATTTGGTAA